Within the Kwoniella dejecticola CBS 10117 chromosome 5, complete sequence genome, the region GAACGGACCGCGTAGTCGCAGTTCTATTTGCGGTCCCAGTGAAAGGCGATTTGTCGCTATAAAGCAGTCATCACGCCTCTCCCTTGTCTAGCGTCCCACACTGTTCCTCTCTTCGATTTCCAATCTAACCCTCTACCCTCCAGCCAATCGATCGCGGCGGAACTACTGCTCAGACAATTGAACCAGACTTTCTCGTTCCGTGAGAAATCGCTTTCCAGCATGTACGCCAAGTGCCGGTGGAACAGTGGGAAGATGAGTCCGTAGCTTGTAGAAAGGGATATGAACTGCGAGACGGCGTGTGAGGGGGTCGAAGAGTAACTCGCGAATAATGCGGGGCTGCGTTTCGGTGCGGGTAGAGGTAATTTTTTTTGTTAGCGTTCTAATCATCGATTCTCGAGCTGACATGTGATCTggcaaaggcgaaagagggaagagaacagaagaaaAGGTGGGTAAGGTATTGTTGAAGGAACATATGAAATCCAAATGGGATATGGATCCCCTTCCACTCACTTCGCAAGTAATCCCCTAGCAGCCATGACTCCTTTGACCCCGGTCTTCTCCCTCATAGTCAACACATCGTCATATGTCCAAATATCTCCGTTACCCGTACAGGGTACCTCGCCATTGACAATTTTCACAGCGAATTTTATACCCTCCAGATTGACGGGGTCGGTCGAGGGCTGATGCCGCGTTCGACCGTGGATCGAGAGGTACGAGATACCTGCCTGCAGGGCATTCCGAATGAGTGTCTCGGTCTGTCTATTCGATGCGGCGCACGAACGTTATCAGCTCAAATTATCAGCATTCATACATGCAGATCAGGTGGAATGTTTGAATTTTGTGTTAACATGATAATTTGTGAGTTATACCCATGGGAAGAATTGACTTTCAGGACACTCGagactcgactcgactcgactcgactcacttctGATCAGGATCAATCCGTATCTTGATACTAACACTCCAGCCCCATCCCATCCTATCCCGCACCTGCCTGACCATATCTCTGACCAGCTCAGGCTTGCGCAGCAGCGCACACCCAATTCCCTCATTGTACGCCCACCGCTGGGGACACCCGCAATTCAGATCTATCCCATCGACGTAGGGCGATATAAGCTCTGCAGCATCTACGAGGGACTTGGCTGTAGGCGAAGCGAATTGAGCAATCAAATTTCCTCTGACTAATTCTGCATGCGGGTTGGGCCTTGTGGGTGTTGGTGGCAGTCTGTCTCCGTATATTCCGTTATGGTAGGTGATCAAGTCGTCCGATCCCCTTTGGTGGGTGAGATTGGAATTTGAATCTGATTTGGGATCGTCGTCAGGATGAGTGAGACGAATCACTTCCTTGCCCTTCCTAGAACTAGAACTggaattggaggaatcaCAAGGGGTCATCCAGTAGACGCCCCGTTcggaagtcgaagtggaGAAATCGGAGACTCGGGCGACTTGGGCTCTAGAGAATTCCTCGGCGAGTATCATGGGTGTATGCGTGATGTGCGTCTCGTATAGCGAGGTCAGGTGCCGGAAGGGGAGCTTGGAGCATCGGACTAAAGGGGCGAGGACGTTGGGTTCGTGGTTCGCAAGCAATTCTGAAGGGGGAAGGACGAGAGGTTCAGGTAAATCGGCATAGAGTTGAGCCTCGCTGGCGTCCGGGTCGTGTGTCATGTCGAAGGGATGTCTTTGACTGAGCCTCTGCGGGTAGCAAAgagtcgaagaagggaagattGTGATCGCGAAGCGCTGGGAAGAGGATGTAGAGGCCGATCAAGCTGGGCTATGCTATACGTGCGGTAACGGAGTGAATGTACGATATATGTTCTGCAGGAAAATCTTGGATTTCACTCGAACTGGAAAAGTGGAGGTAAAGTGAGAGACAAACCTCGAGCAACGAAGTCGTCGTCTGACAACACTTGAGGGATCACTCCAAAGCCCATGAGTGAGAAGTGCATGCTAATGTCATAGTGTCATACGTATACGtacgtatacgtatacgtGAAGTGCCGGAGCGAAGAATGGAAAAGAATCCCCCTGTTATACAATGATTATACTATTGATATGTTATGACCGCGATATCCCAATTATCGCTTCATGGTCACCTCGTCCCCTGCCCAGCTTCTGGTCGCCTGAACTGCTAAGAGTGTGGTACTAGCGCCTGACTTCTTTGCTGTAAGTCCGACGTAAAGAGTGATTGTgggagatcatcgaatgaGGTGATTGTCGAAACAGCAAGGGGGATCGAAACGATGagtgaaagaggaaggaagagataTCAGAAGTTAGCAATGATCTCCTCCGACGTCTCTTTTGTGGGAAGAATGCTCATGCACTCACTCTAATAGCCCCTTCGCTTCATTCACTTTCCCAGCCAAATACGGCGAACCACCTCTATCCGGATGATTCGCCAACATCAGTCGCCTATGAGCGTCTTTCAACTTGTTCGTCGTTATCGGATCTCTACATGGGGTACAAGCACTATGTCAGCTATGTGAAGCCATGGGTTCAATTTCTACAATCGTGTACGATGAGACAATCTGGCAGGATAGCTGCCGATACAGCGATGACCGTCCACGAAAAATGCGTATACTTATGCGACGGAATCCGGTGAAATGGATGACTTACTTTAAACCTAACACTTGCAATGCCTCGGCTttatccatcttccccttAAAACCACCTTTCAAGAACTTATCTGCCCCACTCGCTGATGCTCTGAATAATTGATATCCCACTCTGCCTGCTAAACCTGCTCCTAACAGACTGAGCCCAATAACAGTCGCCGATGCCATCTTGACTGAATCTGGGGAAGGGATTTAGCTTTCAATACGAGGTAATTCTGTCCTGGATGATGCTTGTTTTGTGTAAGAAAGCGCGTCCCTGCGATGACTGGTAGTTTTGCGTGTGATTCTTGTCTCTGCTGACTGCTTATATTGCTTTCGTGGACTGGGTGTATGCCTCAGCGGCAACGACATCAGTCATGTCGCTCTGCTATTATGCATTCATCCGAAATCTCGAAGATGTCTCATGTTCCACAAAATTGCTTCCGTCGCTCACACACAGTGCCACAATTAACTGAATTGCCGTCACTGAAACGCCGAAAAGCGAAACTGCCACCGTGGCGTATAGCCATAATTTCAATTTtcaccataccaccataccACCGTTCCTCGTGCTCACTACCACAAAACCTTTTCACACTACGCTTGTGTCGAACTactttcttgatttctcaACCCTCAAAAACCAAAAAAAAAACACTTGACATCTTTTTACCCGTCAAAAGACATCAACAAGTGCAGCTAAAATGGCCCCCGTCAAGAAGTCCAAGTCCGCCAAGGCCTCCGAGTCTATCAACACCAGATTGCAACTCGTTGTCAAGTCCGGAAAGGTGTGTTTGGTTTAGCTTAAGCGTTCTCAATTAGGTGGTAGAAATCATGGAACACAGGTATTACAGGCGGAAGGGCGTCAGCTGTTCGAGGATTTAAGGAAGATGGTCGTCATTAAGAGTGATAGGAGAAGAGTGGAAACGATTGTCTTGAagagggaaaagggggaGAGAACGACGAAACTGAAGAATGAAGTGCTGATTGGAGTGATTGTCTGTCTAGTTCACCCTCGGTTACAAGCAAGCTCTCAAGCAACTCCGATCCGGAAAATGTGAGTTGGACATCCCAATCGAAAACTCCAATGGGTGATCCAAGGAGCAGTACAGGAACAGCCATATAGCAGACTGTATTTGCTCTTCGGATCATTCCTGTGTTTTATGGAGGCTGGAGCCGCAAGGCTGAGAAGGTTCTCCTTGCTGACGATTCGTCTTTGTTGCTTCGTCACTATcctcgacctgatcaaaTGACCGATCCTACTCGTCATACTTATCTCGAACCTACTGACCATCCCATGATGCGTTCTTGGATGGACATCGATAAACCTCTCCCCTAATGACCGACCGTCAACCACACCAAATCAATAAATTATTAAAAAAATAAAACACCAATAGCCAagctcatcttgatctccaagAACTGTCCCCCCATCAGAAAGTCCGAGCTTGAGTACTACGCTATGTTGTGAGTTTTCCGTTTTCCGTCTCTTTGTCTCTGGGTATTCCTGGTCAAGCAAGAATTTTTTCTACCGTCTCGCAGATGGGCAGACGCTGATCTTGTAAAAATCTCTTCGCGTGTTGCAGGTCCAAGACCAATGTCCACCACTACGACGGATCTAACGTCGACCTCGGTACCGCCGCCGGTAAGCTCTACAGAGTCGGTGTGATGTCCATCCAAGACGCTGGGGACTCTGACCTTGTGAGTGGGCTTTTGGGCTTTGGCACTCTGGACCTCAAGGATCCAGCATAGCAATTAGAGACTGACGAACCTCGTTATGTCCGCCTTCGCAGCTCCAAGTCGAGACCGCTTAAACGTGATGCAGGTAATTTCAGCTCATGCATTGTATTTATACGGGTACTCGATCGCGTTCATTGCACATTGCGCATCGTGCGTTGCGCGTTGCGCGTTGTTCATGGTTCATGTTTCATCATCTGCTCCGGACCGAACATGGTTCATATTCGTTGATCCGGGCGGTCCAAGGT harbors:
- a CDS encoding 60S ribosomal protein eL30 — its product is MAPVKKSKSAKASESINTRLQLVVKSGKFTLGYKQALKQLRSGKSKLILISKNCPPIRKSELEYYAMLSKTNVHHYDGSNVDLGTAAGKLYRVGVMSIQDAGDSDLLQVETA